One window of Nicotiana tomentosiformis chromosome 11, ASM39032v3, whole genome shotgun sequence genomic DNA carries:
- the LOC138901779 gene encoding uncharacterized protein: MAALQHFNPGTVVEWKVEQSPGIPEHIFKYMFWTFKPAIDGFLHCRSVLSIDGTYVYGNYNIKLLIVVVVYANGSIFPLAFAICANESQETLTLFLNHLKEHVIKQRSRICLISDRHGGILSYVQNLRACQEPYAYHRYYVRHLKASFHKAYPNKDLHDLMWMDATDHQECKLRKRMEYIRQEDERAYRWLMRHDLDKWTLHADGGRRWGILTTNVLEFFNGLLKSACGLHVTAMVQMSFKQMAKRFVERAKCASSFVEIGVEFMPIPMKKFEKYRRRAHWHSYLQYCNERNIFEVRTTIHQNWGNNTHAVNEARRLCYCGKWFVYHMLCSHAIKCFQHTCLEATNYVDKEYSVAAYLNTYSGQLQPVGDEHHWPPESFKMVCNKDYVRQ, from the coding sequence atggctgcattgcaacactttaaccccgggactgttgttgaatggaaggtTGAGCAgagtccgggaataccagaacatatattcaaatatatgTTCTGgacatttaaaccagcaattgatggttttctgCATTGTCGGTCGGTACTATCCATAGACGGCACTTATGTCTATGGAAATTataatattaagttgttgatcgttgTTGTAGtatatgctaatggaagtatatttcccttagcttttgctatttgtgccaatgaaagccaagagacgttgACGCTATTTTTGAACCATTTGAAAGAGCACGTTATCAAACAACGTTCacgtatttgtctaatatctgatcggcatggtggtattttaagttatgtacagaatttgcgtgcatgtcaagaaccgtatgcctaccaccgttactatgtgaggcacctgaaggccagTTTTCATAAGGCATATCCcaacaaggatttgcatgatttaatgtggatggatGCAActgatcaccaagagtgtaagtTAAGGAAGCGCATGGAATatatcaggcaggaagacgaaagagcctatcgttggttgatgcgacatgatcttgacaagtggactttgcatgcggatggtggcagaagatggggaattttGACTACAAATGTGTTAGAGTTTTTCAATGGTTTATTGAAGTCTGCATGTGGATTgcatgtcactgccatggtgcagatgtcattcaagcagatggcgaagaggtttgttgaaagagcTAAATGTGCATCGTCATTTGTGGAAataggtgttgaatttatgccaataccaatgaaaaaatttgagaaatataggcggcgagcacattggcattcatatttacaatattgcaacgagcgaaatatttttgaagttcgcaccacTATCCATCAAAATTGGGGGAATAATACACACGCCGTAAATGAAGCCAGAAGGTTATGTTATTGTGGGAAATGGTTCGTCTACCACATGCtgtgctcacatgccatcaagtgctttcaacatacatgtTTAGAGgcaaccaactacgttgataaagaatatagtgttgctgcatacttaaacacatatagtgggcagttgcagccagtgggtgatGAACATCATTGGCCACCAGAATCATTTAAAATGGTATGTAACAAGGACTATGTACGTCAATGA